A portion of the Oncorhynchus gorbuscha isolate QuinsamMale2020 ecotype Even-year linkage group LG19, OgorEven_v1.0, whole genome shotgun sequence genome contains these proteins:
- the LOC124005650 gene encoding gastrula zinc finger protein XlCGF26.1-like, with protein MDYESFQSQATSILAIVVEASVAEMCRVEHEASIMASCSEISCTGDDGDQNVNTGARLVSIMHLLMKEAIRKLCRLFTECTTLLQNENETLKNKLELMLTPLEKGYVVSPASAMKDGETSASSEEDCEEDDSIDCSIKECDISGINVTSTRGEGPADVDNARRESSGTDSDPPAGDREEVKTEPTSRDPEIGVEHIHDGLTDGPLVKTEGNGTNEEVSSADVTETTEHSCPRTKQIFPKRKKSFNCDQCGRRFHLSSLLKQHKRVHTGEKPFCCGQCGKKFIYLTSLNKHVLGHSKGRTFGCTVCGKTFREERALKSHEFVHSEAKPFNCLTCGQGFTTRNSLMVHQRIHTGEKPYSCTMCGKSFAQSSYLTTHKRTHSLDKPFRCAQCQKGFMTERALKSHQVVHTGLKAFKCEICGSSFGHEVNLKRHSLIHTGTKPFSCKVCGKQFNQSSTLKGHMQVHEGLKPFMCDICGRTFVYNYALRNHQQTHMDDEKKDKHRKPQSCEICGKCYSSIGTLKIHQLLHTGEKPFVCSTCGKTFTQRAACVIHQKVHTGEKSHMCSVCGKSFSLPNSLRLHERIHTGEKPYTCETCGMTFRISGNLKRHMRVHTGERPFSCEVCGKMFSQANNVKAHMQVHKAEKPYSCDNCGKSFAYVRNFKEHKCVSR; from the exons GCACGGCTTGTCTCCATCATGCACCTGTTGATGAAGGAAGCCATTCGAAAGTTATGTAGGTTATTCACAGAGTGCACTACACTTCTACAAAATGAAAATGAGACCCTGAAGAATAAACTGGAATTAATGCTGACACCACTGGAAAAGG GTTATGTTGTGTCTCCTGCCAGTGCAATGAAAGATGGTGAGACTTCTGCATCATCAGAGGAAGACTGTGAG GAGGATGACTCAATCGACTGTTCCATCAAGGAGTGTGATATCTCAGGAATCAATGTGACATCAACCAGAGGAGAGG GTCCTGCAGATGTTGATAATGCACGCAGAGAGAGTTCAGGCACAGACAGTGACCCCCCTGCAGGAGACCGAGAGGAAGTAAAAACAGAGCCCACATCAAGAGACCCGGAAATTGGCGTTGAACACATCCATGATGGTCTCACTGATGGCCCACTAGTCAAAACAGAGGGCAATGGAACAAATGAAGAAGTTTCATCTGCTGATGTAACAGAAACTACAGAGCACAGCTGCCCCAGAACAAAGCAGATCTTTCCCAAAAGGAAGAAATCCTTTAACTGTGACCAATGTGGGAGGCGTTTTCATCTGAGCAGCTTGCTGAAACAGCACAAGCGAGTTCACACGGGAGAGAAGCCTTTCTGTTGTGGCCAATGTGGAAAGAAGTTTATATACTTAACTTCTCTCAACAAGCATGTCTTGGGTCACTCAAAAGGGAGGACTTTTGGCTGCACAGTTTGCGGAAAGACGTTCCGTGAGGAGAGAGCACTTAAGTCCCACGAGTTTGTTCATTCAGAGGCAAAACCATTCAACTGTCTGACTTGTGGACAGGGTTTCACAACAAGAAACAGTCTTATGGTGCACCAGAGAATTCACACAGGTGAAAAACCATATAGCTGCACtatgtgtggaaagagttttgcaCAATCCAGTTACCTCACGACACATAAGAGAACACACTCCCTCGACAAGCCATTTAGGTGTGCTCAGTGTCAAAAGGGTTTCATGACTGAGCGGGCATTGAAATCTCACCAGGTAGTGCACACAGGACTGAAGGCATTTAAATGTGAGATATGCGGAAGCAGTTTTGGTCACGAGGTCAACCTTAAAAGACACAGTCTGATTCACACAGGGACTAAACCGTTCAGCTGTAAGGTGTGCGGAAAGCAGTTCAACCAATCAAGCACCCTCAAAGGACACATGCAGGTACACGAAGGATTGAAGCCCTTTATGTGTGACATTTGTGGAAGAACATTTGTATACAATTACGCTCTGAGAAACCACCAGCAGACACACATGGATGACGAAAAGAAGGACAAGCACAGGAAACCACAAAGTTGTGAGATATGTGGGAAGTGCTACAGCTCCATTGGGACGCTTAAAATACACCAGCTGCTTCACACAGGTGAGAAGCCTTTCGTTTGCTCCACATGTGGGAAAACCTTCACCCAGCGAGCTGCTTGTGTCATACATCAGAAGGTTCACACTGGAGAGAAGTCTCACATGTGCAGCgtgtgtgggaagagcttcagttTGCCAAACAGTCTTCGACTACATGAACGAATTCACACTGGCGAGAAACCTTACACGTGTGAAACTTGTGGGATGACCTTCCGTATCAGCGGTAACCTTAAAAGGCATATGCGTGTTCATACAGGAGAGAGGCCCTTTAGCTGTGAAGTATGTGGGAAAATGTTCAGCCAAGCTAATAATGTCAAAGCTCACATGCAGGTGCACAAAGCAGAAAAGCCATACTCATGTGACAATTGTGGAAAAAGCTTTGCCTATGTAAGGAATTTCAAGGAACACAAGTGTGTCAGTAGATAA